A part of Miscanthus floridulus cultivar M001 chromosome 6, ASM1932011v1, whole genome shotgun sequence genomic DNA contains:
- the LOC136460843 gene encoding zinc finger BED domain-containing protein RICESLEEPER 2-like encodes MKTLTPMFAGYLGSEPAPTPSYPNKVKYHLMHQCCACHIINLIVKSGLKRFKPYTEDFRTAINFLNSSNQRIALFKNFCIAKGVRPRKFGLDMDVRWNATYLMLKHLLPYKDVFSVFINSNYGSTLLTASHWYIADEIFEFLEVFYDSTVTLSGVYYPTCPLILHHLLDIITHLHESSKDQNLFSIVYPMKLKYLKYWKDIPLLYSFAFILDPRGKMRGLFNVLTIMQQKTSFDYSSYYGIVKTKIFKLFNKYEEKFGAARSQRRAAQPASITGKRKQAWGRIFRGPGASGVVGPSPASAPSPCLSTSTAACELSAYLDSDNVTAYEDEFDLLLWWRDHKLTYPVLSIMARDIMSVPISIVSSESCFSLTGRILEERRCRLLPEHVEMLAYIKDWELGERRLQHDVDNQELVDSFEHLYLNEDASTSGAPSTSISASVASASGGS; translated from the coding sequence ATGAAAACATTGACacctatgtttgctggttatCTGGGTTCTGAACCTGCACCTACACCTTCATATCCTAATAAGGTTAAGTATCATCTTATGCATCAATGTTGTGCTTGCCATATTATTAATCTGATAGTAAAATCTGGCTTAAAAAGGTTCAAACCTTACACTGAGGATTTCAGAACTGCTATTAACTTTTTGAATTCATCTAATCAAAGGATTGCTTTGTTCAAGAACTTTTGCAttgctaagggtgttagacctagaaagtttggtttggatatggatgttagatggaatgctacatatcttatgcttaaacacctgcttccatataaggatgttttttctgtgttcattaattccaaCTATGGCTCAACATTGTTAACTGCAAGTCACTGGTATATTGCTGATGAAATATTTGAATTCCTAGAAGTTTTTTATGACTCCACAGTCACtctttctggtgtttactatccaactTGTCCACTTATTCTGCACCATCTGCTAGATATTATAACTCATTTGCATGAAAGTTCAAAGGATCAGAATCTGTTTTCTATTgtctatcctatgaagcttaaataccTAAAATACTGGAAGGACATACCTCTGCtatattcatttgcattcattcttgatcctagaggtaAAATGAGAGGTTTATTTAATGTTCTTACCATAATGCAACAAAAAACTAGTTTTGACTATAGTTCTTATTATGGTATTGTGAAAACTAAAATTTTCAAGTTGTTTAACAAGTATGAAgaaaagtttggtgcagctaggtctcaaaggagGGCTGCACAACCTGCAAGCATCACAGGTAAGAGGAAGCAGGCATGGGGAAGAATTTTTAGAGGCCCTGGAGCATCTGGTGTTGTTGGACCTTCCCCTGCCTCTGCTCCTAGTCCTTGTTTATCTACTTCTACTGCTGCTTGTGAGCTATCTGCTTAtctggacagtgacaatgtcactgcatatgaggatgaATTTGATCtacttctctggtggcgtgaccataAGCTAACATATCCAGTGCTTTCTATCATGGCTAGAGACATTATGTCAGTTCCTATTTCAATAGTGTCTTCAGAATCTTGTTTCAGCTTGACAGGAAGAATACTTGAGGAGCGGCGCTGTCGACTATTGCCTGAACATGTGGAGATGCTTGCTTACATAAAAGATTGGGAGCTAGGTGAAAGAAGACTGCAACATGatgttgacaaccaagaactgGTAGACTCCTTCGAGCATCTCTATCTTAATGAAGATGCATCTACTTCTGGGGCTCCTTCTACTAGCATATCTGCATCTGTGGCTTCTGCATCTGGTGGCTCTTGA